ACCTCCGAGCCGTCGACGACGACGATCGAACCAACCTTGCGCTCGCGCATCGCCGAGGCGGCCTCCGCCAACGTCGTGCCCGGTGCCGTGGTCAACGGGTCCGGTGTCATCACCTCGCCCAGGCGCAGATCGGCCACGGTCCACCCTCCCTTCCGCTCGTGTACGACGACCTCCCCCGGATCGACGCGATCGTAACAACAGCCGGTTAGGCGATGTCCGGTCGCGGCGGGAACCTTCCGGTGGGCGGAAGCGTTTGTACTATGAAACGAGACCACGACCCATGCGAGCGCGCGCCTTCGGCACCCTGCTGGTCCTGGCCGCGGCCCTGATGGGTCCAGCGGCCCTGGCGGCGAACGACCCCATGCTGAAGGACCAGTGGGGGCTCCAGAAGATAGGGGGGCCGACGGCCTGGGGCGGGAGCACGGGCGCCGGCATCGTGATCGCGGTGGTCGATACCGGGGTGGACCTCTCGCATCCCGACCTGGCCGCCAACCTCGTCGGGGGCCGCAACTTCGTCGAGCCCGGACAGCCGCCCTCCGACGACCACGGCCACGGGAGCCACGTGGCGGGGATCGCGGCGGCGGTGACGGACAACGGCCAAGGCGTGGCCGGGACCGCGCCGCGGGCGAAGGTGATGCCGGTGCGGGTCCTGAAGGCGGAGCGCGACTCCCAGGGCAGGATGACGGCCACCGGCCGGCTCTCCGACGTCGACGCGGGGATCAGGTGGGCGGTGGACAACGGCGCGCACGTGGTGAACCTGTCCCTGGGCGAGCAGGTCAGGCTGAGCGCGGTCACCGGCACGTCCTCCCTGGACTCGGCCGTGAACTACGCATGGTCGAAGGGGTCCGTCCCCGTCGTCGCCTCCGGCAACGACAACATGGCGCTGCTCTTCCCGTCGGGATATCGGAACCTGAACGGGATCGTCGTCGGCGCGACGGACCAGGGCGACCGCCGCGCCTCCTTCTCCAACGATGTCAGCGACGCCCGCTGGGGGCTGATGGCGCCGGGTGTCGCGATCGTGTCGACGTGGTCGGAGGGCCGGTGGGCGACCGCGAGCGGCACCTCCATGGCCACCCCGTACGTGGCGGGAGCCGTGGCCCTCCTGCGTGCGCAGGGGATGACGCCGCAGCAGGCGGTGGACAGGCTGCGGTCGACGGCCCAGCCCGTGAGCGGATGCATCACCTGCGGGTCCGGACGGATCGATGCGGCCGCGGCCGTGCCCCGTCCGGCCGCGCAGCAGGGGGCGCCCCCTCCGGGAGGAGGCGCGCCGCGACAGACGGCGGGAGGCGGCACGACCCGTGCCACGCCGGCACCGCGGACAGGTTCGAGCCCGTCGCAGCCCGGCGTCGCCGCGGCTCCCGACCCCGAGACGCCCGGGCCGTCGGAGGAGGCACAGCCCTCGCCGGACGCCACCGCATCGACTGAGGACGCCCCCGTCGCCGTCGGCGAGCGCGAGACCCCCCGGCGGTCCGGTCTGGCGAACGCCTTGGTCGCCGGCGTCCTGCTGACCGGCGCGGCCGCGACCGTGGTGTACCTGCGGCTGAGACGCGGCATCTGACCATGCGGGGGCGGTGCGGGCGGTGGGCCGCGCTGGCGGCCATCGTCACGATCGCCACCAGCCCAGCCGTGCTCGCCGCCGGCGATCCCCTGCGCAGCGACCAGTACGGCCTCGACCGGATATCACTCACGACCGCGCTGAACGCGGCGCGCGGGGCAGGCGTCATCATCGCGGTGCTCGACACGGGCGTGAACCTCAACCACGAGGACCTCCGCAACCAGCTGCTCCCCGGGCGCGACTTCGTCGACGACGACGACCACCCGATGGACGCCAACGGGCACGGTACGCACGTCGCGGGCATCGCGGCCGCCGAATCCGGCAACGGGCTCGGCGTGGAGGGGGTGGCTCCCGGAGCGAAGATCATGCCTCTGCGTGTGCTCGACACGGACGGGACCGGCGTGGAGTCCGACGTGGCGGCGGCGATACGACACGCGCTCCTACAGGCCGCCCAGCGCCGGATGGCGCTCGTCATCAACCTGAGCCTGACCGACATGGACGTGCAGGGCGGGTCGTCCTCCAGGCAGATCAGGGACGCGATCCGCGAGGCCTGGGTCGGCGGGGCCGTCGTGGTCGCGGCGGCCGGGAACGAGGCGCTCCCGTTCAGCGACTACCCGGCGGAGGGTCCGAACGTGATCTCGGTGGGGGCCACCGACGACCGGGACCGCAGAGCCACCTTCTCGAACCGGGGCGCGAACGTCGTGGCGCCCGGCGAGAAGGTGATCAGCACCTTCTGGGACGCCGAGGACCCTCGCAACAACGCCGTGTACGCGATCGGGTCGGGGACGTCGCAGGCTGCGCCGCACGCGGCCGGTGTCGCCGCCCTGCTCATGTCCACCGGGTTGAGCAATGAGCGGACGGTGGACCGCATCCTGCGCACCGCCGACGACCTGGGCCCCCCGGGGCCCGACGACGAGTACGGGTTCGGACGTCTCAACGCCGCCCGGGCCCTGGGGACGGGAGTGGCCGGACGT
This genomic stretch from Actinomycetota bacterium harbors:
- a CDS encoding S8 family serine peptidase is translated as MRARAFGTLLVLAAALMGPAALAANDPMLKDQWGLQKIGGPTAWGGSTGAGIVIAVVDTGVDLSHPDLAANLVGGRNFVEPGQPPSDDHGHGSHVAGIAAAVTDNGQGVAGTAPRAKVMPVRVLKAERDSQGRMTATGRLSDVDAGIRWAVDNGAHVVNLSLGEQVRLSAVTGTSSLDSAVNYAWSKGSVPVVASGNDNMALLFPSGYRNLNGIVVGATDQGDRRASFSNDVSDARWGLMAPGVAIVSTWSEGRWATASGTSMATPYVAGAVALLRAQGMTPQQAVDRLRSTAQPVSGCITCGSGRIDAAAAVPRPAAQQGAPPPGGGAPRQTAGGGTTRATPAPRTGSSPSQPGVAAAPDPETPGPSEEAQPSPDATASTEDAPVAVGERETPRRSGLANALVAGVLLTGAAATVVYLRLRRGI
- a CDS encoding S8 family serine peptidase; this translates as MRGRCGRWAALAAIVTIATSPAVLAAGDPLRSDQYGLDRISLTTALNAARGAGVIIAVLDTGVNLNHEDLRNQLLPGRDFVDDDDHPMDANGHGTHVAGIAAAESGNGLGVEGVAPGAKIMPLRVLDTDGTGVESDVAAAIRHALLQAAQRRMALVINLSLTDMDVQGGSSSRQIRDAIREAWVGGAVVVAAAGNEALPFSDYPAEGPNVISVGATDDRDRRATFSNRGANVVAPGEKVISTFWDAEDPRNNAVYAIGSGTSQAAPHAAGVAALLMSTGLSNERTVDRILRTADDLGPPGPDDEYGFGRLNAARALGTGVAGRPVSDASGIPSVGEGKFEPIATSPSPGPVAAAPVDARSPSRTVPMLLALALLVVAYSAVRVGALGHPSREEAAPVPWSFDPFE